GTCGAGCATTATCACAGCACACTTTTAACTAATTATTGacgacaattaaaaaaatcacgcCGCGTAGTGTTCctgtaattgaaatatattgtcGTACCGCATGACGTGCgggattaaattaattcaataactaGGATTAATGCAGAAATATATACTGGATCTTGCCATGAGCTGGTTTGATTGATGCTGTTGGAGTTGGATGTGTTTGGATTGGAGGGCGGCAGActttcaatgttatcaataagtAATAACGCCTATTAGTAAGAAGTAGTCAATTGagagcctgtaaatgtcccactgctgtaCTAATTCCTCTTATCCTGTTTTGAAGataagttttggagcttattagtaattaattaatattagtaattatgtaattgtgttaatattaatattttttaaaataccaatataATGGATCTGAGAAAATACAATATATCCTTACATAGATTACAAAACAGAAAACGCAAAAGTGTCGAAATCTGAgggaaaaaacaataataaaaaagtaacgaaAAATACCTTGTATGTTTAAGTGTAATTTCATGTTtttcttgttaaataaaaagagaGCAGAAATCTTTCAAAAATCCAGTGGTTTGAGCAACGTCGAATAATTACATGAATGGTTTTTGGTGATACTCCAGTATTTGGATTACTGTATCGAAACACTCTAAATAATATGAGGAAGTTAAATACCTCACACGGGTATCTGAGGCTGTTGGCAGAGACTTAGACGCGTTATAGAGATGAGTTTCCTTAAATAAGTTTTCTAAGATTACTATTTTTACTATAGCTATAGATAATTTGAAATGGTTATTCCCGGTCGATTAAATGGAGGTGTTAGAATGTAGTCATGgattttcgttttaataaagaaaattaaataaatcttaaaaataatacttattaactatttaattgaACTTGATGGattcagaataaaattaatatttagaattattagaCAATAAACGTGTGTCGAGGATGAGAGGTGGAACAGAACtgattaattgataataatcatGTTGCAACAATTATAAGGAAAGCGTGGCATCAGGACTTTAGCTTACTGGACTCTGGTATAACAGAGGTAACACAAATAGTAACTATATTGGTTGTTTTAAGTTTCTGAGTTGAAAGCAAAATGAACaatgatttttaaacaataatctaCTTCTGTTTTATACAAGTAGTTGTccgtcccgacttcgcacgggtataATTCTTATGAAGTGGGTAATTTCACACTTTCTCGCCCAAATTTACGAAGTCTTTCGTCTACGTGGAGAATGGAGTAACTATGTTAAATGGTTATATGATATAAGTCAATAGGATCCGTCCTCGGAGTTCTCGTGATGAGTCAGTCAGGTATTTCGctgatattataatgatatagatTAATTATCACGTCGATGGAAGATGGTTATTAGTTATCGTATTATTATGACCTAGCCTTAATCTttcggaaatattttattatttaccttgaaatccaatatttatatttgtttttttattagatattcatTGGAcatgtaagtaaatattaattactttaatcaaATTGCGAGATGGAGATGGAGAAAACAAGGAAAATTGTATTTTCGATTTGACAGAaaacaattgatattttaagGTAAGTATTGCCATCTAGTGTTCAATAGTACGCATTAATAAGACATGAGAATGTTGTGTTGAAAGAGCCATCTATTATCAAATAGCAGTATAACGCAACTTTTCATAATagttcttataatttataacagatGGCGGTATTGTACAAATGATACCAAGTTTATctgatatacttttaatattttatttacttttagggatttaaattatataattagcaaAGAGATATATTGCTAAAtggtctttaatatattttgattgccATTTTAAGAAGTTAgagtcaaatatattattttgaggaTTTTGGAATCGTAGATTTTTtgtttacgaataaaaatatctgttaCAGTATTATAAGATTTCTTCATTCAatccttaattttataaactcaaTATAGCGAATGATTAGCTAATGATTTCCTGTAGTTATACTTTTTTTCTATACTTAAACTAATTTCACAGATGTATTTTCCGTGTCTCTGGTGTATCTGTTTATAAAATAGGTGattttgattgttttgtttttatttttatctgaatgTTTCAATTTCCAATAGCTTAGAGTCATCACAGGACTAactgaatttttaaatgtaccgACAATTTAAGCAGTTTAATAacttgtgtattccaccaacccgtattgaaGCAGCGttctggaatatgctccataccttctcctcaaagggagaggaggccttagcagtgggaaatttacaggccgttaatgtaagtatgtaatgtatgtacaatgaacatgtatattgtataaagttGGCATTTTTGGTACTTTGTGGTTTATTGCAATTGCCAAGTAGTGATAATAAACTACGGAAGTAGTTTTTCGGATCGTGAGTGCACAGTTGATATAAATGaccttttaattattgtaaattaatgcaCTAGAGACAcctacatttatattatgtgctaaactattatataatgcaGATAAGAATATATACTAGTTCATCGACCGGTGCCCGCGGGCCGTATCGTTAGCTGTCAAGATGAGCGATAGCTCGTAACTTTCCTCTCGACTgtgtattttgaaaataaacagaGATAGGCTCCAttgttttaagataatattgaGAGTTCGATCTATTTTCAtactttattaacaataacaataactgGAACGAGATTTGATTTTGAAGTGTCCTGGTCCCTATCGCTTATTTACATTCACAATATGGAATAGGAACTAAGCTTATTTGCCGCCGTGGGATGTTAAAAGTCAATCTGTAATTAGACCCAATCACCACTCAAATATAGCATTATGGTGTATAgatgtttggcagtagaataattAAGTTGCTTGAGCGCCAGAATACTCACTAAAACCAGCACATGCGTATGTTAATAGCTAATAGTTAATAAGTGGTAGAATTCCAACTTTCGAAAATTTAAGAAAAGTGATAAGTAAAATTAGTGTCTCGAAAAGtttagtttcattaaaaaaaggcGATGGAGACTATACTGTGAAGATCTGGCGCCTATCTAGTCAGGCTTATcaatatcaatatcaaaatattctttactcaaGTAGACTCTTATAAACACTTGAACACGAGAATCGTCTATTCAAAAGATGTAAATTTAACTGAAAGTTTGCAATGTACATTCCACCGAGAAGGACGATCACGCCCGCGACGTGTTCTTTTACCCTGATAAGTTACAATCTGAGTTCGTAATGATTTTACACGAAGTACAAAAGCTTGagataattatttgtacatgtgTTGAAGTAATTCCATTTTGTCTGAAAACAAGAAAACATGGAGTCGGCTGATCCGTGAaaccttataaataatacataatacgtatttagtatatgaatatttatttgtccaTCTCTCTTAGATCTCCTCGTGGGGAGATAAAGGTCGATGACTGTTTTTTTCAATCAATCTTTTCATATCTTGATATGTTTTGATAATTTATCATGTGGAAAGAACTCGTTGTCAAAATAATATGAGAATTACTTTGCGTTATATTAATTCAGACTTGTTATGTTGATTGGTATATGTTGTAACTGTTGTGTTGACATAGTAGCTGGTCTCATCTCCGGATTCGGCGTGGATGGCCGTAGCTTCCTTCTGTGATGGTCCAGAATATTGGACCCGGGCCTAAAAGATATGGCGTAACCGTGGGCCCGTGGACGCGTAAAGTAAAGGTGCTTCGCGTGTCTTTGGGAGGCGCCGCGGTTGCGTTATAACGACACCATCGTGCAGCCTCTTCGGTCCGTGTCAGAGGCTGTAATGGCTAAAAATCCACACACATGCACGTATACACTTGtgcattaaaatatcttttgtatTAGCTAATATGTTGTTACGTAGATCGACCATTGTGACAATTAATTGACCTCGAGaacttaattttacaaacattcaCACAGAAAACAcaatatgtgtattttatatacagggttattggtaattgaCGTATTCCCATTAAGAGGTGATAGGGATgactttttacattattttaaccaTTTGCATATGGGATGCATTACGCAGAACcattttgagttatcacgtttttttagcttttttcaaaattagtcaaaaatgcaacttaaaatacttatttacaaaaaggataaatttaaattcaatttttatactgatttataaaatatggctATTTATgagtattaaaacaataattattatcgattcaaatttaaaaatgcgacacgaaaaacgatattatttcaatattttttttatgttattttccacaaaaatgccttaaaaacaaaaacactcCGTTATGAAACCTGTCCTGCAGGTTATTTCGAAGACATATTCGTTTTCTTAGCTttccaaatatgtatattaactggggatttatttcaaagcaactGTTATAGTGGAAATTCGTTTTCGAACAAAACTTAAATTCGCTCTTCAAATGTCTCGCAAATAGGTTGCATACCTAACCAATGTAAGATTATTCGCGTTATTTTCCTCATCACCGGCTACCCCATGTATCAGTTTTAAATGGGGGGAGAGCACCACAGCAGCTACACTATAGCAGTTATTATCATTCACATCTTGTTAATGATGTAATACgatgcttaaataaattattattacaagaatATCACCACCTGTAAAATTAGCAATCGAAGCCGCGATAGGTTTTGCTAGTACGTCCGTACTAATTTTCCAGAATTTGTTTGTCCACAGCGAGCTGTGAAGTATTCTGTCACGAGTCAAACTAACACGACCGCTACGCGTATTACGATGTCGATCAAGGACTGAGtgtgttatgtttatttattatattatatatgtgtttcaacctgatattattataatgttatataattcttacaaattgatatatgtgtatgtatctaattgaatcatattattataaatattaatgaatcccttaacaaaattaaaaagcacttatatgaataaagttaagtattattgaataatacatttcaggtttttttagaaaaaataactattagaaGTATTGTGGTCTGCAAAAGTCTCACATCTGGTCCTCTTCAATTTTTGCTCCAAATACGCTGCTTCATTGCGGCTTGGATTACACACAACCACATGAAATTTAGAAATACTTACCCTTAGTTTGAATTAAAGTAAAGGTGCAAGACTtatgttaattcaattaataaaatatttatgaaaaagtaatgtaacctaaaaaaatattatactagacttggttatattgtttaattagacAATAATATCGTTTACTAATAACAGTAATACCTCGTCTTATTGCCAACGGTGACAGGTCGCAAATAAGTCGCAGGTAAATCGCTGCACGCGGTCATGTTTTgttgagtaattatttttaattttaacttgtatataattatgattaaatggaaataattgaaatactgaccttaaatcattaataaacaaaaacatattgctagttattatgtcccttgtgccagtagttgcCCTGACTCAGTCACACTCTAAaacagaacacaataatacgaaGTGTTAATggttgtcggtagaatatctaatgagtgggtggtacctacccagatgggattCACTTGGTGTTGGTAACCACCAGCACCAAGTGAATATTCcgatatatgttatttattaaacaaatataatattacatttgtttatttgaaatttcaaaatacGTAAGCAGCCAAAAATATATGTCACATCAGACAGAGGACTTCTCTCCTTTTAAGAAGATGGTTTTAGACTTTCATTCACCAGACCTCTCCAGAGCGGTTCGGTGCACATATGCCAGAACGTCGTCCGCACAagatacaatataaaaacaaagcaaagaggtaaattaaattgtagcacttgaaataaaactcaCAGCTTTAGGTCACCTTAGTTCTcacttatacttttattttaaaagcacaAATCAATTAAGTTTTCTAACTTAATTCtaaacatgtatttatattgtttcacAAATGATCATTTTAGGAATATATTAGAACCGACcgtagaataaatttattatcaagcAAAAGGCTCTTTctaagtaaataagtatatcTTTAAAGAATATCAATACTcacttataaatcaaaatttactttttcgTGTAGTCTAGTACAAGCGCATTTTACCCACTTGTTCAAAATATAGATTCTACATTTTGGTGGTCGCagaaaaccggcaagaaactcagtatttacttaCCAATTAAATAccataacttaataaaatatgactttAAATCCTGTCTGGATATCAAAACGTCTGACTGTACCGTTGCATTTGTATACTTTTGTATCAAGCACGCCTCATGATATTTTAACTtaagatttaaatgtattaattggtAAAGTGTAGGAGAGGacaatgtatttgtttatctgCGTACATTATCAGTCATCTCGTTTATCAGCGTGCTCGGAGTTGTGTGATCAAGCGCGCGTCATGGGTTACCGCTTACCAGTGAACCTACAGACGCGGCTGTGAGCGGTGACTTACCACACTTACTTGTGACTTGAACTTACTgggatttttattattgtttcggttcgtatatttttagtttaatattattttcaattacgtttttttatatataattatatttatttagacatgtacttaattttttttaataaaaattaatatacagatCGTTAAAAAAAGGTTCGCTTAAACCTTTAATAGAACGTCTTATTTAAATACGGCAAAAACCGCTTTGATCATAATATCATCAACTTAGCTAACTTAAAATCATTCAGTGTCGTGAGAatacaattaagtatattttgtggACGTAAATACATTGAGGCGTCTCTATAATCCAGACGAAGCAATTGgacgtatgtacatatatttgaagtcgtatcagatattctataaaTAGTGATAAGGATCGCTCCATTGACAATAGTTTAATTTGACAAGCGATGCGGCTGATGCCCTCATCATGTGATTATAGTTGCAACGTCACGACCGACAGAGGGCGACACCTGTATCGACGAatcttttgaattaaaatatacgaatattttaagtacaaccataatgttataaaatcctTGATAAACTTAATAACTTGATTTTTACAGATATATCACTCTAACCCAGAAGGCTAGACTATGAATTAatctatttaagtatttaatattttaaggattTATGACATTGTTACTTACACAACTGTATGTACTGCTGTACtgtcaaatatattgtaaattttagatttttgtactGCATAAAATGCAGATGTGTAAGCTTAGAAAATAAGTATAACTTAGGATTGTAGTAAGTAGTACCTTTAAATTTCCcgctgaaaaatatttaaaacttcaaaACTCAGCGGTGCTTGcttggaattaaaaaattaaacctagACTCTTCAGTTAATATTCATGCGTTCGAACCACGGGGCGACCTCGGCtctaattagatattatatatacatattattattattattagaaacttGGTAGATTATTAGTTGTTGAtatttgatacataaaaaaaaacttaccaacTTATAGCAAAATGGTCTGTTCGATTTCCATGtagatataagatatataaacataGGTATTAAAATTCCGTGCAAATACGTAggaataaataatctaagtttTTTTCAACGCTATATAACAATAGCATATCTAATTAGAGCTACGAATAGGGGACAATTCTACTAAATTTAACTGCCATGATACGTTCTGTTCTATTCAGATCCGATCCGATCGATCAGATCCTACTCAGCGTAATCGTAACTGGGGACcacttttattcatttatatcgCTACGTTCACGATAAGTTCCCGATTCCAAACCGCAACTACATCGTTgcgttttaaaaaattatgagtaGAATTGGCGCCCAAGTCATTAGGTCCGAAAAATACTTAGTCCAATATTCCatataataaaacgtaaaatataagttaatatttaaatctatatcacGAATTTGTCTCTTGAAGAGCCTATTGAGATGGTCATCATGAGAaattagtatatagtatatttgatatttcatatCAAAACGATTTATTCGCAGTATTTCTAAAATGTCGGATAATGGAGGTTTGGTCCTGGAACCGGGGAAAATCATACGACCTGTGATAGACCATGACGGAGTGAAGTTATTGGCTGAGAGGCTTTACGGGATATCTGTTCTGGAGCTCATCGAATTGAACGGCTATGATGACAAGAACTACAAGTTGATTGAGGACCCGAACATGAAGAACCCTCTGATAACGAACCACAGCGCCAACGGATACGTACTGAAGATAATGAACTCGATTGACTCCCAAAACTTAAGCGTCGTTGAAGCGCAGAACGAGATCATGAACTTCTTATGTAAGTTGCCTTTGATAACTTCAAATAGGAAAACAGACACGTTAATGGTCCATCTGACAGTCCACAGTTACTaattgtaaggaatattaatcatGCCATTCATTATTACAATTGTTTCTCACTATATCATAAGCGCATAAAAACCATGTTACGACCCCTATAAGTCGAGCTCAAAAATCTTTaatcaatatagaagcgttacaattgcttattgatggtcaaaaatCTACCTCCAGTTCGGACACACGCACCTCggacctaagaagaaccggctaaagaaactcagtggtatttttttaatatcatatttataattactgttttaatacaatagcaattattttcgttatttgaaatagtctggaggcgatcatctcgttcccaaggtgtgcaatcaactaagaagtcGTTCGTTTTGTAATATCCCTTGACACAAATCTTTAATGCatcgtttaaattttacaattaaatatttttgaaagttttctgggatcctgctgtaaaaacgtatacattttcCCATAAAAGAGTTAACCCTGTATAATCGagattatttatctgtatatcAATACACGAACATTCAAACActgacaaattttatataatttcctatAAAAGGAGAGGGAAAattctaaaatgaaaaaatatgctGCATTTCGACGGTTTTAATATGAAGACTAACAAACAAAATGGTCACCTACTGCTAAGTTTGACTTCTCCATCAACAAATTAAACTGACTTTTTAActcaataataatgaaaacttgTGATCTTCCAGCCACGCGTTCAGTATCTTGTCCGAAGCCGATTCGCAACGTCTTCGGTCACCTCCACTCAGTGGAGAGTATCAGTGGGAAGCAGCACGTGGTTCGACTGCTGGAGTACATTCCCGGTGAACTCCTTAAGGATGTTCCCCGTTCGGAGGCACTGTTTTACCAGCTCGGGGAGTTCGTCGCGAACCTAGACAACAAACTTCAGGTTGGTGATTatgatagttttaaattatcaaaagtgaataatttttttatgtactacGTAGGTGGACGGGAAAAtagaccatctgatggtaagtggtcaacgaCGCCAAAAGACATCGGTGCcgtgaaataaatgaaatgtttatcattcatctcgaatgcgtcaccaactttaggaactaatcgtaagttattatgtcccttgtgcctgtagttacattggcacactcatccttcaaaccagaacacaaattTTTGTACACTGGttcgaacaaaatatttttgtttggtcgtagaatatacgataagtgggtggtacctaccgagacgaGCTTGCATAAAATCCTACTACTaggtaaataatactttatgatTTATAGTTTATGTTTAGGACTGTAAAGTTATTCAGTAGTAACGATAAGCGACATTGACTTTAATAGTTGTAGCATTGAAAGGATACACGCATCAGAACAGCCATGACTTATTCTCATTCGAAATAAATTCTTCCATTTTGTATTTTAGACATGGCGGTTATCTTCAATTTCAACTTATTTATTCCTGAATCTTTTCCAAATGGTCTTATCTCCTCCTCCATGGTTTTCTTCAGTAAAGCGGTTCAATGGAAGCACTATCCTCACGGTCCGAGGTCGACATTCGATAGTTCTCAAACATACGAGGCATTAACATATATGCAAGTAAAAACCATGGAGCAGCTAGTATATACAATAGAAATATAGTTCACATATATAACGTGGCCTCCTTTTCATAAATGTAGTATTATTCTATGACATAACTGGCTCAGCGACGTCACACATAATTACTACCTATAATAGTCATGTCCAAGGTCAGGCACTGTAttgtgttattgaaaaataaattaaatcaatttatgtaTTAGTCCGTTGATTATATAAggttgttttaatatatgtataaacaataaGAGGTAATTATCGATGACAAATTGAAGTGTAATGTTTGATTGAACGTTTCTGTTTCATGGTTTAACAACGACGAGTTCTCTATGGCACGCAAATATAGGATTATGTAGATGTCAGAaaggcgtggagctaatacttattgacttccaggcaatatatattatgtacaaataagAGAATAAGCCAAATTGTATTTggctaacatgactttgtattttaaatgtaacagtaactactaagtttcttgccggttcttctcggtagaatctacattccaaaccgttGATAGCTTTAGTATAGCTTGTCAAATGtctattcaaaagtgcctgtaacagcctacttgaataaaactatattgtgatttcattttatttaattcatttttgtgtGAAATATACTGAAAAGGCGAAACTAATACCTAAATTTTATAGCGGCCATTTTGGATTCGACCATTTAATTGTgcttaagttgtgtttataataatttccgaCCGCGGCTACGCCCGTATGAGAGCATCCTGTGACaaccaatttttttaacttactaATCTCCATGACGTGTTCTGGTGTATGTGCCTATTATTTTGAATGAGTACGATAGCTTTATGTGCAGACGTGTATTTGATATATGATGGGATGTCTACGGATCACCGTGTTTAAGTTGTTGTTGAACTTTGCGTCGGTAGCCGCCCTTTGTATCCTCTTCACCATCCTCACTTCATTTGTAATATACCAAAGACGGATTCCGACACTGGAAATAAGTTGCGTGcgattaattcaatataaaaattctcCATTGTTTCAGAACTTCAACCACTCCGGTCTTGTCTCTCGCGAGCACATCTGGATGTTGAGCAAGGTTCCCGATCTGGATAAGTTTAAATACGTCATCAAGGATGCTGAGAAACTCGACTTGGCTGAGGAGGTGAGTACAGACTGTCACGTAAGCATCGGAGCAACGTATCTGTGAACTTtgttatgacgtcataaaaacCTGAACATTTATCCATTCACTCAAGAAGACCCGTTTACCCCGTTTTGGTGGATgcgtgaatatttttaatttgttaaattttattcatgactttttttaatagttaaaacacATTATtcatgtaaatgtaatattgtcaactatatttatgtatggtagtatttatgtatctaatttatataaaggtcATCGAAGAGTTCAAGTACGCCGTGTTGCCCCGCCTCGACGAGCTGGAGAAGGGGGTCATCCACGGAGACATCAACGAGATGAACATCCTCGTAGGATTGAAGCCTGATGGCAGGTAAGTCGACCTACTTAAAAGTCAAAATTGGAAAttgtatttagtattaatattgccaaacttaaatataaactgtaataattattatgtttctatttatatgtaagtaaaaaGGATTGTTTCCTTGTTTCTATCGAATGAATTTCTAAACTATTCATCAGTGAGAGTTGAAACTTGTTTTTGACAGTTTTCCAAAGGTACGAGCTATATTCACAATAGATGGCGCTCGAATCGTTTACgacgttaaattaataaatcattaaaactcCTGCCGAGCTTTAGCTAAcggtaacaaaatatacaattagtGGGTGGCACCACACTCTTACCAAGTCATATATATCACTATATAGTCAATAAAAAACACATGTATAGAAAATAGTTAAGATTTAGGTACATGCGTGGAGCTACTGAGCGTCTTTATAGTTAGTGTTTGGTATAACTCtttgtataacaatataagtttgttaaaatataaaaaagtacttcTAAGCaaagtagaaaaagttcattagttttctgtgtTGCCTTGGATCTGggcgtttgtggtaccgtcgttacttctgattctcCAAAacgcaagtgctttagttacttaggtacattgggatcagagtaatgtatgtgatattgtctaatatatttatattaaaggcaCACCGGTTCGTACGCATTCGTCACTGCACTAACAGCTTAAGGAACTACTAGTTCATTCAAAACTTAAACAGAACAACACATTTTGAGAAGTAAGTCGTTAATCAAACGAGTGTTTGCAGTAAAACTGATTACCGCATCACCGGCGTCATCGACTTCGGCGACATTCAGTACTCGTACTACGTGTTCGAGCTGGCCATCACCATGACGTACATGATGCTGCTCAGCGGCGACCCTCGCACGGGTGGACTGGTGCTGGCCGGCTACACCGTCACCAGGAGACTGCCTGACGAGGAGTACAGGCTCTTGAAGGtgaacttaattataataatttgaatttacctTTGTATTCGTAAGCTACTATTTTAATTGACAAATCGGTGTATGTTTAACCGATTTTGAAAAAAGATAGGTTTCACTGTTGTATTGTATGTCGAAGAATATAACAATCACTTAGATAATATTAAGTAACatggcatatatatatatcatggtTCTATTATACTAAATGttaatactaatactatattGCAGTATattctttaagtaaaatattaattgatagttttttattcgaaaatgcatgttattgttattatatattctaggcttttatattatattacatatagagtaagtatatgttatttaaatttataattaaatcaaattggcTAATGCCTACATATTATAATGTCAAAACTAAACCATTCATTTTCGTATTTTAGACGTTGATATCAGCTCGCCTGGTACAGAGTTTGATTCTCGGTGCTTACACGATAGAACAAGACCCGAATAACACCTACGTCACATCAACCGAGAAAGCCAATGGCTGGGAACTGCTCAAGAAGATTCGGAAGACCAAACCTGACCCTGATGATGATCCTACCAACTGGAAGGCGATCGCTAATGAGTTCTTGA
This portion of the Vanessa atalanta chromosome 22, ilVanAtal1.2, whole genome shotgun sequence genome encodes:
- the LOC125072666 gene encoding hydroxylysine kinase is translated as MSDNGGLVLEPGKIIRPVIDHDGVKLLAERLYGISVLELIELNGYDDKNYKLIEDPNMKNPLITNHSANGYVLKIMNSIDSQNLSVVEAQNEIMNFLSTRSVSCPKPIRNVFGHLHSVESISGKQHVVRLLEYIPGELLKDVPRSEALFYQLGEFVANLDNKLQNFNHSGLVSREHIWMLSKVPDLDKFKYVIKDAEKLDLAEEVIEEFKYAVLPRLDELEKGVIHGDINEMNILVGLKPDGSKTDYRITGVIDFGDIQYSYYVFELAITMTYMMLLSGDPRTGGLVLAGYTVTRRLPDEEYRLLKTLISARLVQSLILGAYTIEQDPNNTYVTSTEKANGWELLKKIRKTKPDPDDDPTNWKAIANEFLTRS